The following proteins are encoded in a genomic region of Alistipes shahii WAL 8301:
- a CDS encoding SusC/RagA family TonB-linked outer membrane protein, which yields MKKLTILILLAMAVVCRASAQNRVVTGTVSEEDGTPLTGAVVQVVGTNNAATAAIDGLYTLKNVPSGAVLRVSFLGYDPVEKKVDADRMDFILKASAQEIASVVVTGMQKMDKRIFTGATDQLLASDVKLDGISEISRGLEGRSAGVSVQNVSGTFGAAPKIRIRGATSIFGDSKPLWVVDGVIMEDVINVDANSLSSGDATTLISSAIAGLNADDIESFQILKDGSATSIYGARAMAGVIVITTKKGTPGITKVSYTGEFTMRMVPSYSNFNIMNSQEQMAVYQEMYDKGWLNYANTVYRSESGVYGKLSQLINTYDPATGQFAVLNTPEGRNAYLRQAEFRNTDWFKELFRNSIQHSHSASISSGSEKGSYYASVGAMVDPGWSIQSKVNRYTLLVNTTQHILKDKLTLNLIGNASYREQRAPGSLSSEVDPVFGTVKRDFDINPYSYALRSSRTLDPDEFYTRNYTPFNIKDELSKNYMDLNVSDVKFQAELKWKITPKVEVSALGAIKYQASSTEHHIEDSSNQAQAYRSMATSIIQSNNPYLYDNPDEPNRDKYSILPQGGIYKRSDFRAKSRDFRASISYNDTFNDKHILNLFGIVEVNAIDRRATSFQGWGLQYDMGETPFYILDLFKKQLEENTQYYSLSNTRERNAAFAGTFSYSYDYRYTINGTLRYEGSNRLGRSRKARWLPTWNIAGKWSIDQESFFESLRPAFSSLALRLSYSLTADRGPTWVNNSTATIYPLNPWRGATEIREPALSISAPENSELTYEKKHELNVGLDMGFLDDRITLSMDAYRRNNFDLIGNVVTMGLGGAVDKQGNVAEMKSQGVELSLFTRNIERKNFKWQTNFIFAWMDNEVTKLKTMTRMIDYITGTGYSMEGTPRGSLFSLKFKGLNEMGIPTFLAADGSITSTNIQFQETVNMSNLVYEGPVDPTITGSLGNIFKWKGFTLNLFMTYSFGNVVRLDPIFSNGYSDLTAMPREFANRYLNPGDERRTNVPVIASTRQNNDISNLYVAYSAYNYSDVRVAKGDFIRMKEISLSYDFPQSVSSKLRMSGLSLKFQATNPFLIYSDKKLQGQDPEFFNTGGVAVPMPKQFTLTLRVSF from the coding sequence ATGAAAAAACTGACCATACTCATTCTGCTCGCCATGGCAGTGGTGTGCCGGGCTTCGGCACAGAACCGCGTGGTAACAGGCACGGTATCCGAAGAGGACGGTACGCCGCTGACGGGCGCCGTCGTCCAGGTCGTCGGCACGAACAATGCCGCCACGGCAGCGATCGACGGGCTTTATACACTCAAAAATGTCCCCTCCGGAGCCGTACTGCGTGTCTCCTTTCTGGGATACGATCCGGTCGAGAAGAAGGTCGATGCCGACCGCATGGATTTCATACTCAAAGCGAGCGCACAAGAAATCGCATCGGTCGTAGTGACCGGTATGCAAAAGATGGACAAGCGTATCTTCACCGGAGCCACGGACCAACTATTGGCCTCGGATGTCAAACTGGACGGCATCAGTGAAATCAGCCGCGGTCTTGAAGGCCGTTCTGCCGGCGTGTCCGTGCAAAACGTTTCCGGAACTTTCGGCGCCGCCCCGAAAATCCGCATTCGCGGCGCTACGTCGATCTTCGGAGACTCCAAGCCGTTGTGGGTGGTGGACGGTGTGATCATGGAGGATGTGATCAACGTCGACGCCAATTCCTTGTCGTCGGGCGACGCCACGACGCTCATCAGTTCGGCCATCGCCGGACTTAACGCCGATGACATCGAGAGTTTCCAGATTCTCAAGGATGGTTCGGCAACCTCGATCTACGGCGCCCGCGCCATGGCCGGAGTCATCGTCATCACCACGAAGAAAGGCACGCCCGGTATTACGAAAGTCAGTTACACCGGCGAATTCACGATGCGTATGGTTCCCAGCTACTCGAACTTCAACATCATGAATTCGCAAGAGCAGATGGCCGTCTACCAGGAGATGTACGACAAGGGATGGCTCAACTATGCCAATACCGTTTACCGCTCGGAAAGCGGCGTCTACGGCAAGTTGTCGCAACTGATCAACACCTACGACCCTGCCACAGGGCAGTTCGCCGTGCTGAACACCCCCGAAGGGCGCAACGCCTACCTGCGACAGGCGGAGTTCCGCAATACCGACTGGTTCAAGGAACTCTTCCGCAACAGCATTCAGCACAGCCACTCGGCCAGCATCTCCTCGGGCAGTGAAAAAGGCTCGTATTACGCTTCCGTCGGTGCGATGGTCGATCCGGGATGGAGCATCCAAAGCAAGGTGAACCGCTACACGCTTCTGGTCAATACCACGCAGCACATTCTCAAGGACAAGCTGACGCTGAACCTCATCGGCAACGCTTCGTACCGCGAACAGCGTGCACCGGGATCGCTCTCGTCGGAGGTAGACCCTGTGTTCGGAACCGTCAAACGCGATTTCGACATCAACCCCTACTCCTATGCATTGCGTTCGTCGCGCACGCTCGACCCTGATGAATTCTACACACGCAATTACACTCCGTTCAACATCAAGGACGAGTTGTCCAAGAACTATATGGACTTGAACGTGAGCGACGTAAAATTCCAGGCTGAACTCAAATGGAAGATTACTCCGAAAGTCGAAGTTTCGGCCCTTGGGGCAATCAAATATCAGGCTTCGAGCACCGAGCATCACATCGAGGACAGTTCGAACCAGGCGCAGGCCTACCGTTCGATGGCCACCTCAATCATTCAGAGCAACAATCCCTACCTTTACGACAATCCCGATGAGCCGAACCGTGACAAATACTCGATCCTTCCCCAGGGTGGTATCTACAAACGGAGCGACTTCCGCGCCAAGAGCCGCGATTTCCGGGCTTCGATCAGCTACAACGACACGTTCAACGACAAGCACATTCTGAATCTGTTCGGCATTGTGGAAGTCAATGCCATCGACCGCCGCGCCACCTCGTTCCAGGGCTGGGGCCTGCAATACGACATGGGCGAAACGCCGTTCTACATCCTGGATCTGTTTAAGAAACAACTGGAGGAAAACACCCAGTATTACAGCCTGTCCAATACACGGGAACGCAACGCCGCCTTCGCCGGCACATTCTCCTATTCCTACGACTACCGCTATACGATCAACGGTACGCTCCGTTACGAGGGTTCCAACCGGTTGGGCCGATCGCGTAAGGCGCGCTGGTTGCCGACCTGGAATATCGCCGGCAAGTGGAGCATCGACCAGGAGTCATTCTTCGAATCGTTGCGTCCGGCCTTCTCCAGCCTTGCGCTGCGACTCTCTTACAGCCTCACTGCCGACCGGGGCCCCACATGGGTCAATAACTCCACGGCTACGATCTATCCGCTGAACCCGTGGCGTGGTGCGACTGAAATCCGGGAACCTGCATTGAGTATTTCAGCTCCTGAGAATTCGGAACTGACCTATGAAAAAAAGCATGAGTTAAATGTCGGCCTCGACATGGGATTCCTCGACGACCGCATCACTCTCTCGATGGACGCCTACCGACGCAATAATTTCGACCTGATCGGCAACGTTGTAACAATGGGTTTGGGCGGTGCCGTGGATAAGCAGGGTAATGTCGCGGAGATGAAATCGCAGGGTGTGGAACTTTCGCTTTTCACCCGCAATATCGAACGTAAAAACTTCAAATGGCAGACCAATTTCATCTTTGCCTGGATGGACAACGAGGTAACCAAACTCAAAACCATGACGCGCATGATCGATTATATCACCGGCACAGGTTACTCGATGGAGGGTACGCCGCGCGGTTCGCTCTTTTCCCTGAAATTCAAGGGACTTAACGAGATGGGCATCCCGACGTTCCTCGCTGCTGACGGCAGCATTACCTCAACGAACATCCAGTTCCAGGAGACTGTGAATATGAGCAACCTCGTCTATGAAGGTCCTGTCGATCCTACCATCACGGGCAGCCTGGGTAATATCTTTAAGTGGAAGGGATTCACGCTCAACCTCTTCATGACCTACTCCTTTGGAAACGTCGTCCGTCTCGATCCGATTTTCTCGAACGGTTATTCCGATCTGACGGCCATGCCTCGGGAATTCGCCAATCGCTACCTCAATCCCGGCGACGAACGACGGACCAATGTCCCGGTTATCGCCAGCACGCGACAGAATAACGATATTTCCAATCTCTACGTCGCGTACAGCGCCTACAATTACTCTGATGTACGGGTCGCCAAAGGCGATTTCATCCGCATGAAAGAGATCTCACTCTCGTACGATTTTCCGCAATCGGTCTCTTCGAAATTGCGCATGAGCGGATTGTCGCTCAAATTCCAGGCAACCAACCCGTTTTTGATCTATTCGGACAAAAAGCTGCAAGGCCAGGATCCCGAGTTTTTCAATACGGGAGGTGTTGCAGTACCGATGCCCAAACAATTCACGCTGACGCTTCGTGTCAGCTTCTAA
- a CDS encoding BACON domain-containing protein codes for MKHYLLFLLASLALLTGCEKDDDPTSVSLRSITREKFDYKGGLASAIVDAGGRDVTAESSESWCRTAVIGSTVNFNVLAYTGSEERSATVTVKAEGLKPLLINVVQDKFRGLVVVPSTLIFSDTDRTLSVAVTCSGVYDVKLTENPNNAFSFSKSEDGASVSFTSNKASSRVEVKGRAEFTPEEGDPVIVTLIQPKKSTYDFLLGTWNVTKTDIFAGSIQNLSSVTFSAKENQYSYKVTINDPALKDYPFTAEFADGKVVIQTGQELGFSGTKFYTLHFNGPNNGQGNYIWSQAGVVAWAAEPVFDENAGTIQLVFSDNGQGNGREAKTLCFWENNDRYWSFTGQLCLTNALELSKNY; via the coding sequence ATGAAACATTACTTACTTTTCTTGCTGGCTTCCTTGGCCTTGTTGACCGGATGCGAGAAGGATGACGATCCTACATCTGTTTCACTCCGAAGTATTACGCGTGAAAAATTCGACTACAAGGGCGGTCTTGCCAGTGCTATTGTAGATGCCGGTGGCCGGGATGTAACGGCGGAGTCGAGCGAATCGTGGTGTCGTACTGCAGTCATCGGCTCGACCGTCAATTTCAACGTTCTTGCGTATACGGGCTCAGAGGAGCGTTCAGCCACGGTCACCGTGAAGGCGGAAGGACTCAAGCCGTTGCTGATCAACGTTGTTCAGGATAAATTCAGGGGGCTTGTCGTTGTACCCTCGACGCTCATCTTCTCCGATACGGACCGCACGCTCTCCGTTGCGGTAACCTGCTCCGGAGTCTACGATGTAAAACTCACAGAGAACCCGAATAACGCGTTCTCGTTCTCGAAGAGCGAAGACGGCGCGAGCGTCAGTTTCACATCGAACAAGGCGTCGAGCCGTGTCGAGGTGAAGGGGCGCGCGGAGTTTACACCTGAAGAAGGCGATCCGGTGATCGTTACGCTTATACAACCTAAAAAGAGCACCTATGATTTCCTGCTCGGCACGTGGAACGTAACCAAAACCGATATTTTTGCCGGGAGCATCCAGAATCTCTCGTCGGTCACATTCTCCGCCAAGGAAAATCAATATTCGTACAAGGTCACCATCAACGATCCCGCACTCAAGGATTATCCCTTTACGGCGGAGTTCGCCGATGGCAAAGTGGTCATTCAGACCGGTCAGGAACTGGGTTTTTCGGGAACAAAGTTCTACACCCTCCATTTCAATGGCCCGAATAACGGGCAAGGCAACTATATCTGGTCACAGGCGGGCGTGGTCGCCTGGGCGGCGGAACCTGTCTTCGATGAAAATGCAGGCACGATCCAGCTCGTGTTCAGCGATAACGGCCAGGGCAATGGCCGGGAGGCCAAGACGCTCTGTTTCTGGGAGAACAACGACCGGTATTGGTCGTTTACCGGGCAGCTCTGTTTAACCAACGCACTGGAACTTTCCAAAAACTACTAA
- a CDS encoding two-component regulator propeller domain-containing protein, which yields MKRIFRCIAAFLFLLYILFLPGRAESANASVYHNLRNYTVDDGLSSNHVYGIVQDSIGFIWFGTDNGLCRFDGCEFRSYTHTDGDRSSISSNNIRRLMLDSHGQIWLALDNGVDIYTPATDRFRHFDVRTSDGACVTGQTTEVIEDREGEIWIATVNSGLFRWNPVTECLTVYRHVPGDDTSIAQDYISTIYESKDGTIWIGTYSEGLCAFSKQTGCFTHYRKETDGRNCISDNSIDAITEDSYGTLWLGTVSSGLDRFDRSTGRFTNYDDRNGEGRLQRIHCLAERAPGELLVCANSGATLYRISESELRPIEDTEVPFMRTKCCNIFSFLYDREGNFWFGSCYEGVEFHPARNSFTCYATRKNDSSDRGKVVSAVCELKDGQYLLGNENDGILLFDRHAGMVVPYRTAQNVGTAIYNVFSMLVDDQTLWIAAFQRGIEAVDLKSRTVKSYLADPSDPSSRVFVLFRSSSGRIWAGTSVGLFYYDRFEDRFVTRDPKVRISDITEDHAGRLWIATNEDGLYSYDARTDLLQHYRYDPDDPATISRNAVNTLAVDRTNRLWIGTNGYGLCSYNEKDGFVRHETLPLPSKIIQRIIPENDRLWITTDRGLIVFYPATGQLKRYSRADGLHTEQFMSNSGILTSDGRIVLGTTDGICTFTPPHDIMGNLNLYPVIITRFSLNGLPVSHAEDGSSPLSVPVEYTRKITLSHRQTSVGFRFVSPTYLFPGDCRYRYRLDGLDDHWSMTDSRNASVNYNNLRPGEYCFRVQVGNGDMQWNSDETKLWIRIQPSFFRSKGALAGYVVLTLIVIAVGLYYWMRRTEQQQREKIESVKRENERNLYEQRISFFTNITHEIRTPLSLIIGPLEQVMKSHRISEEDGEYLAVIKQNYHRLHSLVNQLLDFRKIDSNKYRLRYDICDVGQLVREQLAMFGPTAQQRRIRLIEEIPNRLMQITDREALTKIISNLLSNALRFAAEEIHICIDRRDDGLVMEVWDDGPGIPAEEREKVFEAFYQTRNNGFASGVGIGLHLCRIFIRLMGGTITATERPDGKSGALLTAFIPEPASEKMDIRVETRLNTETVGQSQPQKEPGTDLAIQRPSDMTVRHTVMVVDDDSNILDFLVKVLGNDYFVISTDSGSQALNLLRNNDPDLVVSDIMMADIDGIELCRRIKNDISTSHIPVILLTARTGISSKIEGFECGADAYIEKPFSPDQLKAQIFSLLRTRDEIRRFYAGKFMTEFDTGSQQNRLDEEFILKCRDVIIAHMRNPDLSVGLLARELAMGRTLIFRKLKAVTGLTPNDFMKLIRLNEAKRMIIEGRYRITEIGFLTGFSSSSYFAKCFAKQFGVLPTEFLEKQDPGTQ from the coding sequence ATGAAACGAATTTTCCGCTGTATTGCTGCATTTTTGTTTCTACTCTATATCTTGTTTCTGCCGGGGCGTGCCGAATCGGCGAACGCCTCTGTTTATCATAATCTGCGTAACTATACTGTGGATGACGGCCTGTCATCCAATCACGTCTATGGCATCGTTCAGGACTCGATAGGATTCATCTGGTTCGGAACCGACAACGGATTGTGCCGTTTCGACGGCTGTGAGTTCCGCAGTTACACCCATACCGATGGCGACCGGTCGAGCATTTCGAGCAACAATATCCGCCGGCTGATGCTCGACAGCCACGGGCAGATCTGGCTCGCACTTGATAACGGCGTGGACATTTACACACCCGCGACCGACCGTTTCCGACATTTCGATGTCAGAACTTCCGACGGAGCATGCGTTACGGGACAGACGACCGAAGTCATTGAGGACAGGGAAGGTGAAATTTGGATTGCGACTGTCAATTCGGGGCTTTTTCGCTGGAATCCTGTAACGGAATGCCTTACGGTTTACCGCCATGTTCCCGGTGATGACACCTCCATCGCGCAGGATTATATCTCTACCATTTACGAAAGCAAGGATGGAACCATATGGATTGGAACTTACAGCGAAGGGTTGTGCGCTTTTTCCAAGCAGACAGGATGCTTCACTCATTACCGGAAGGAAACAGACGGACGGAATTGCATTTCGGATAATTCGATCGATGCCATCACAGAAGATTCATACGGCACGTTGTGGCTCGGGACGGTAAGTTCCGGTCTTGATCGCTTCGACCGGAGCACAGGCCGTTTCACCAATTATGACGATAGGAATGGGGAGGGCCGATTGCAACGTATCCACTGCCTGGCAGAGCGGGCGCCGGGCGAATTGCTTGTCTGTGCGAACAGTGGTGCGACACTCTACCGTATTTCTGAATCGGAACTTCGTCCCATAGAGGACACTGAAGTTCCCTTCATGCGTACCAAGTGTTGCAACATCTTCTCTTTTCTATACGACCGCGAAGGAAATTTCTGGTTCGGATCTTGTTATGAGGGTGTAGAATTTCACCCGGCCCGTAACAGCTTCACTTGCTATGCCACACGAAAGAACGATAGTTCCGACCGGGGTAAGGTCGTCAGCGCGGTCTGTGAACTGAAAGACGGGCAGTATCTATTGGGAAACGAAAATGACGGCATCCTGCTCTTCGACAGACATGCCGGCATGGTCGTTCCGTACCGCACGGCTCAAAACGTTGGGACTGCCATTTACAACGTCTTTTCAATGCTTGTCGATGACCAAACGCTCTGGATCGCCGCTTTCCAACGGGGTATCGAAGCCGTGGACTTGAAAAGCCGAACCGTGAAATCCTATCTTGCAGATCCGTCGGATCCCAGTTCTCGTGTCTTCGTCCTATTCCGGAGCAGCAGCGGCCGCATTTGGGCCGGAACTTCCGTGGGGCTTTTTTATTACGACCGGTTTGAAGATCGTTTTGTGACACGCGACCCCAAGGTGCGTATTTCAGACATTACGGAGGATCATGCTGGCCGTCTTTGGATCGCGACGAACGAAGACGGCCTCTACTCCTACGATGCCCGTACCGACCTCCTGCAGCACTACCGGTACGATCCCGACGACCCTGCGACGATCAGCCGCAATGCGGTCAACACGCTTGCCGTCGACCGCACGAACCGGTTGTGGATCGGAACCAACGGTTACGGACTTTGCAGTTATAACGAAAAGGACGGTTTCGTTCGCCATGAAACCTTGCCTCTGCCCAGTAAGATCATTCAGCGGATCATCCCTGAAAACGACAGACTCTGGATCACGACGGACAGGGGGCTGATCGTCTTTTATCCCGCAACTGGACAATTGAAACGTTATTCGCGCGCCGACGGGCTTCACACCGAACAATTTATGTCCAATTCGGGTATCCTCACTTCCGACGGGCGCATCGTGCTGGGTACGACCGATGGTATATGTACGTTCACCCCCCCCCATGACATCATGGGCAACTTGAACCTCTATCCGGTCATAATCACCCGATTTTCGCTTAACGGACTGCCTGTATCCCATGCGGAAGACGGAAGCTCGCCGCTTTCGGTTCCTGTCGAATACACCCGGAAGATCACGCTGTCGCACCGCCAGACCTCGGTGGGATTCCGTTTCGTTTCGCCAACCTACCTCTTTCCGGGAGATTGCCGCTACCGTTACCGACTCGACGGACTCGACGATCATTGGTCCATGACCGATAGCCGGAACGCTTCGGTCAACTACAATAACCTGCGTCCCGGAGAATATTGTTTTCGGGTGCAGGTTGGCAACGGCGACATGCAATGGAATTCTGATGAGACGAAACTCTGGATTCGTATCCAGCCGTCGTTTTTCCGGTCGAAAGGTGCTTTGGCAGGTTACGTGGTACTGACGCTTATCGTAATCGCTGTCGGTCTGTATTACTGGATGCGGCGTACCGAGCAACAGCAGCGAGAGAAGATCGAATCGGTCAAACGCGAGAACGAACGGAATCTCTACGAGCAACGCATCAGTTTCTTTACCAATATCACCCATGAGATCCGAACTCCTTTGAGCCTGATTATTGGGCCGCTGGAACAAGTCATGAAATCGCATCGGATTTCCGAGGAGGACGGAGAGTATCTGGCTGTTATCAAGCAAAATTACCACCGACTTCATTCGCTGGTCAACCAACTGCTCGATTTCCGGAAGATCGATTCGAACAAATACAGACTCCGCTACGATATCTGCGATGTCGGCCAGCTCGTCCGGGAGCAATTGGCTATGTTTGGTCCCACGGCGCAACAGCGGCGCATCCGTTTGATCGAAGAGATCCCTAATCGCCTGATGCAAATCACCGACCGGGAGGCGCTGACCAAAATCATAAGTAACCTGTTGTCCAACGCTCTGCGTTTCGCCGCAGAAGAAATCCACATTTGCATCGATCGCAGAGACGACGGTCTTGTGATGGAAGTGTGGGACGACGGTCCCGGTATCCCGGCTGAAGAGCGGGAAAAGGTTTTCGAAGCTTTTTACCAAACTCGGAACAACGGATTCGCGTCCGGAGTCGGAATTGGCTTGCATCTGTGCCGAATCTTCATCCGCCTGATGGGCGGAACAATTACGGCGACAGAACGTCCGGACGGCAAATCCGGAGCGCTGCTGACGGCATTCATCCCTGAACCTGCGAGCGAAAAGATGGATATTCGTGTGGAGACACGTCTCAATACGGAAACCGTCGGGCAATCGCAGCCGCAGAAAGAACCCGGAACGGACCTGGCGATACAACGGCCCTCCGATATGACGGTCCGCCATACAGTCATGGTTGTAGATGATGACAGCAATATCCTCGATTTTTTGGTCAAGGTGCTCGGAAACGATTATTTTGTTATCTCAACGGATAGCGGGAGCCAGGCGCTCAACCTGCTTCGAAACAACGATCCCGATTTGGTCGTAAGCGACATCATGATGGCCGACATCGATGGAATAGAGCTCTGTCGGCGTATCAAAAACGACATTTCCACAAGCCATATCCCTGTGATCTTACTCACGGCTCGGACTGGCATAAGCTCTAAAATCGAGGGTTTCGAATGCGGCGCTGACGCCTATATCGAGAAACCGTTCTCGCCTGACCAGCTCAAAGCGCAGATTTTCAGCCTGCTTCGTACGCGTGATGAAATCCGGCGCTTCTATGCAGGCAAATTCATGACCGAATTCGATACGGGTTCTCAACAGAACCGGTTGGACGAAGAGTTCATCCTTAAATGCCGCGACGTGATCATCGCCCATATGCGGAATCCGGATTTGTCCGTGGGACTTCTTGCTCGTGAGTTGGCGATGGGCCGCACGCTGATTTTCCGAAAACTGAAAGCCGTTACGGGCTTGACGCCAAACGATTTTATGAAACTCATTCGTTTGAACGAGGCGAAACGGATGATCATTGAAGGCCGATACCGCATTACCGAAATCGGATTTCTTACCGGTTTCAGTTCGTCGTCCTATTTCGCCAAATGTTTTGCCAAGCAGTTCGGGGTTCTTCCGACGGAATTCCTCGAAAAGCAGGACCCCGGAACGCAGTAG
- a CDS encoding DUF1080 domain-containing protein has protein sequence MKSNPSRTLFRTLFATGLLAAGLCSCCPKHNTLTQAEIADGWQLLFDGKSLDQWKDFNGDSLTMPWHVVDGCIQAAGDGSDLSGYIVTKKQYENFILDWDWKLSYGGNSGMLYHVVENPYFKVPYVTGPEYQLIDNAGWEATNAPTRLEEWQKLGVDYAMHLPNPDSLLVNPQGEWNSSRIVCDNGHVEHWLNGRKILEFEAWTDDWFARKNSGKWETAPEYGLAHRGVLCLQDHGYPASFRNLKIKELPRKAGREVELFNGRDLTGWEAYGTEKWYVDKDGLLVCESGPDKKYGYLATREYYDDFDLTVEFKQLANGNSGVFFRSFVEPPVKVHGWQCEVAPKNHDTAGIYESYGRGWLVQIPDEKESILKEGDWNTLRLKVQGDRVQTWLNGEEMVDITDAKIGAAQGRIALQIHDGGGIKVLWRNIRLTTL, from the coding sequence ATGAAATCGAACCCAAGCCGCACCCTGTTCCGCACGCTCTTCGCGACAGGCCTCCTCGCAGCCGGCCTCTGCTCCTGCTGCCCCAAACACAACACCCTCACCCAGGCCGAAATCGCCGACGGCTGGCAGCTGCTCTTCGACGGCAAAAGCCTCGACCAGTGGAAAGACTTCAACGGAGACTCGCTCACGATGCCCTGGCACGTGGTGGACGGCTGCATCCAGGCCGCGGGCGACGGCAGCGACCTGTCGGGATACATCGTCACCAAAAAGCAGTATGAGAACTTCATCCTCGACTGGGACTGGAAGCTCTCCTACGGCGGCAACAGCGGCATGCTCTACCACGTGGTCGAGAACCCCTATTTCAAGGTTCCCTATGTCACCGGGCCGGAGTACCAGCTGATCGACAACGCAGGCTGGGAGGCCACGAACGCCCCGACCCGGCTCGAAGAGTGGCAGAAACTGGGCGTGGACTACGCCATGCACCTGCCGAATCCCGATTCGCTGCTGGTCAACCCGCAGGGCGAGTGGAACTCGTCGCGCATCGTCTGCGACAACGGCCACGTGGAGCATTGGCTCAACGGCCGCAAGATCCTCGAATTCGAAGCCTGGACCGACGACTGGTTCGCCCGCAAGAACAGCGGCAAATGGGAGACGGCTCCCGAATACGGACTGGCGCACCGCGGCGTGCTGTGCCTCCAGGACCACGGCTACCCCGCTTCGTTCCGCAACCTGAAAATCAAGGAGCTGCCCCGCAAGGCCGGCCGGGAGGTCGAACTCTTCAACGGCCGCGACCTCACGGGATGGGAAGCCTACGGAACCGAGAAATGGTATGTCGACAAGGACGGCCTGCTGGTCTGCGAGAGCGGTCCCGACAAAAAATACGGTTACCTCGCCACGCGCGAATACTACGATGATTTCGACCTGACGGTGGAGTTCAAGCAGCTCGCCAACGGCAACTCCGGCGTCTTTTTCCGCTCGTTCGTCGAGCCGCCGGTGAAGGTCCACGGCTGGCAGTGCGAAGTGGCACCGAAGAACCACGACACGGCGGGCATCTACGAGTCCTACGGCCGCGGATGGCTGGTGCAGATTCCCGACGAGAAGGAGTCGATTCTCAAGGAGGGGGATTGGAACACGCTGCGGCTGAAGGTCCAGGGCGACCGCGTGCAGACGTGGCTCAACGGCGAGGAGATGGTGGACATCACCGACGCGAAAATCGGCGCCGCGCAGGGACGCATCGCCTTGCAGATTCACGACGGAGGAGGCATCAAGGTCCTCTGGCGCAACATCCGGCTGACGACCCTGTAA
- a CDS encoding Gfo/Idh/MocA family oxidoreductase gives MSNRRDFLKKAGGLALLTIVPRSVLGGTKFVAPSDQLTKGIIGVGGIGKSSYHFTSNDACRLVAVCDVDRKHLESAIALGRKKFDKTLESYHDYRDLITDPNVDIVHIATPPHWHGIMAVEAAKAGKDIWCEKPMTRTIGEGKRVVEAVRQNGRIFRLNTWFRFKDTFYGLGTTVEPLKKLVDSGLLGWPLKVTISGATGFTWKFFWVGQENLKPQSVPEELDYDMWLGPAPYKPYNKHRVHATFRGYWDYDGGGLTDMGQHYMDPVQYLLGKDDTSPVKIEVDAPQQHPDAVGIWRKIVYTYDDGCQIVLEGEGYESKGKVPYIEGPLGKVYQGFECTIPDVMEKIAEMPDPEPQNTDFLACVRNREPFALDELKGHRSSTLVNLGACALRLNRTLHFDPDKQLFVGDEAANRLIDQPMRTPWKI, from the coding sequence ATGAGTAACCGCAGAGATTTTCTGAAAAAGGCAGGCGGGCTGGCGCTGCTGACCATCGTGCCGCGCAGCGTGCTCGGAGGCACCAAATTCGTCGCCCCGAGCGACCAGCTCACGAAGGGCATCATCGGCGTGGGCGGCATCGGCAAGAGCAGCTATCATTTCACCTCCAACGATGCATGCCGCCTGGTGGCGGTCTGCGACGTCGACCGCAAACACCTCGAAAGCGCCATCGCGCTGGGCCGCAAGAAGTTCGACAAGACCCTCGAAAGCTATCACGACTACCGGGATCTGATCACCGACCCCAACGTCGACATCGTACACATCGCCACCCCGCCCCACTGGCACGGCATCATGGCCGTCGAGGCGGCCAAGGCCGGCAAGGACATCTGGTGCGAGAAGCCGATGACGCGCACCATCGGCGAGGGCAAGCGCGTGGTGGAGGCCGTCCGGCAGAACGGACGCATCTTCCGCCTGAACACCTGGTTCCGCTTCAAGGACACCTTCTACGGACTGGGCACGACGGTCGAACCGCTCAAGAAACTCGTCGACAGCGGCCTGCTGGGATGGCCCCTCAAGGTGACCATCTCCGGAGCCACGGGATTCACCTGGAAATTCTTCTGGGTGGGGCAGGAGAACCTCAAGCCCCAATCCGTCCCGGAAGAGCTGGACTACGACATGTGGCTCGGCCCGGCGCCCTACAAACCCTACAACAAACACCGCGTGCACGCCACGTTCCGCGGCTACTGGGACTACGACGGCGGCGGACTCACGGATATGGGACAGCACTACATGGACCCCGTGCAGTACCTGTTGGGCAAGGACGACACCTCGCCCGTGAAGATCGAGGTCGACGCTCCGCAGCAGCATCCCGACGCCGTGGGCATCTGGCGCAAGATCGTATACACCTACGACGACGGCTGTCAGATCGTCCTCGAAGGCGAGGGCTACGAAAGCAAGGGCAAGGTCCCCTACATCGAAGGTCCGCTGGGCAAGGTGTATCAGGGTTTCGAGTGCACGATTCCCGACGTCATGGAGAAGATCGCCGAAATGCCCGACCCCGAACCGCAGAACACCGATTTCCTGGCATGCGTGCGCAACCGCGAGCCTTTCGCCCTCGACGAGCTCAAGGGACACCGCAGCTCCACGCTCGTGAACCTCGGGGCATGCGCCCTGCGCCTGAACCGCACGCTGCATTTCGATCCCGACAAGCAGCTCTTCGTCGGAGACGAGGCCGCAAACCGGCTCATCGACCAGCCGATGCGCACGCCGTGGAAAATCTGA